One region of Primulina huaijiensis isolate GDHJ02 unplaced genomic scaffold, ASM1229523v2 scaffold32625_ERROPOS102951, whole genome shotgun sequence genomic DNA includes:
- the LOC140968179 gene encoding nuclear pore complex protein NUP54-like isoform X2, whose protein sequence is MFGAQSSSSATTAFGTPGFGTSLFSTPFSQQSHPQHQQTPSIFQTPQLQQQLQTPSIFQTPQPLQSSGTPFGLANPFNTAAQSQAIVDAYKEEHGNPKYAFKHLLYSVTEPQQRIKPAGVSDILWADAMGKLEGMESSLWPQLVQGFKDLSNRLKLQDEVILSDSERLRMTQNNVKMLQRHFQADTLPWIQRMQQKEQGLQRRLLRLMRIIESLEGKGCRLPLMKGEAELAEKLAMITRQLKGSGAELVRRVQNLLALSRLQADGLNGGSLYFPGSTKIHEQSLAEMQEMLQQQTVAIAGLGNVLKRDIRDTEIIMAEDTEMSQD, encoded by the exons ATGTTCGGAGCGCAGTCCTCGTCCTCCGCCACCACGGCCTTCGGCACCCCCGGATTTGGGACATCGCTCTTTTCGACACCTTTCTCTCAGCAATCTCATCCTCAGCACCAGCAGACTCCTTCGATATTTCAGACTCCTCAACTGCAGCAACAGCTGCAAACTCCTTCGATTTTCCAGACCCCTCAGCCACTGCAAAGCTCCGGAACCCCTTTCGGATTGGCGAATCCATTTAACACAGCCGCTCAATCGCAG GCCATTGTGGATGCGTACAAGGAAGAACACGGGAACCCCAAGTATGCCTTTAAG CATCTATTGTATAGTGTGACTGAACCTCAACAGAGGATAAAGCCTGCAGGTGTATCAGAT ATTTTGTGGGCAGATGCAATGGGGAAGCTGGAAGGCATGGAAAGTTCCCTATGGCCCCAGCTTGTGCAGGGGTTTAAAGATCTTTCCAACCGTCTCAAG CTTCAAGACGAAGTCATTCTTTCAGATTCAGAGAGACTGAGGATGACTCAGAACAATGTCAAGATG CTCCAAAGGCATTTTCAAGCTGACACCCTTCCTTGGATTCAAAGGATGCAACAAAAAGAGCAAGGTCTACAGAGGCGCCTTTTGAGG TTAATGAGAATAATCGAGTCACTAGAGGGTAAAGGCTGTAGATTGCCTCTAATGAAAGGGGAAGCAGAATTGGCAGAGAAGCTGGCCATGATTACAAGACAG TTAAAGGGATCTGGAGCAGAACTAGTGAGAAGAGTCCAGAATCTGCTTGCTTTATCCCGCCTTCAAGCGGATGGGCTAAATGGTGGCTCGCTTTATTTTCCAGGATCAACCAAAATTCATGAACAAAGTCTTGCCGAGATGCAGGAG ATGTTGCAACAGCAGACTGTGGCTATTGCTGGGCTTGGCAACGTGCTAAAGCGAGACATACGAGATACGGAGATTATAATGGCTGAAGATACAGAAATGTCTCAAGACTAA
- the LOC140968179 gene encoding nuclear pore complex protein NUP54-like isoform X1, with amino-acid sequence MFGAQSSSSATTAFGTPGFGTSLFSTPFSQQSHPQHQQTPSIFQTPQLQQQLQTPSIFQTPQPLQSSGTPFGLANPFNTAAQSQVTPFNNAPPAFQFSNSQLTTQMAPVAPLPFSLPDRDIQAIVDAYKEEHGNPKYAFKHLLYSVTEPQQRIKPAGVSDILWADAMGKLEGMESSLWPQLVQGFKDLSNRLKLQDEVILSDSERLRMTQNNVKMLQRHFQADTLPWIQRMQQKEQGLQRRLLRLMRIIESLEGKGCRLPLMKGEAELAEKLAMITRQLKGSGAELVRRVQNLLALSRLQADGLNGGSLYFPGSTKIHEQSLAEMQEMLQQQTVAIAGLGNVLKRDIRDTEIIMAEDTEMSQD; translated from the exons ATGTTCGGAGCGCAGTCCTCGTCCTCCGCCACCACGGCCTTCGGCACCCCCGGATTTGGGACATCGCTCTTTTCGACACCTTTCTCTCAGCAATCTCATCCTCAGCACCAGCAGACTCCTTCGATATTTCAGACTCCTCAACTGCAGCAACAGCTGCAAACTCCTTCGATTTTCCAGACCCCTCAGCCACTGCAAAGCTCCGGAACCCCTTTCGGATTGGCGAATCCATTTAACACAGCCGCTCAATCGCAGGTTACTCCTTTCAATAATGCTCCGCCTGCATTTCAGTTTTCTAATTCGCAGCTGACTACGCAAATGGCCCCCGTCGCCCCTCTCCCATTCTCACTCCCTGATCGTGATATCCAA GCCATTGTGGATGCGTACAAGGAAGAACACGGGAACCCCAAGTATGCCTTTAAG CATCTATTGTATAGTGTGACTGAACCTCAACAGAGGATAAAGCCTGCAGGTGTATCAGAT ATTTTGTGGGCAGATGCAATGGGGAAGCTGGAAGGCATGGAAAGTTCCCTATGGCCCCAGCTTGTGCAGGGGTTTAAAGATCTTTCCAACCGTCTCAAG CTTCAAGACGAAGTCATTCTTTCAGATTCAGAGAGACTGAGGATGACTCAGAACAATGTCAAGATG CTCCAAAGGCATTTTCAAGCTGACACCCTTCCTTGGATTCAAAGGATGCAACAAAAAGAGCAAGGTCTACAGAGGCGCCTTTTGAGG TTAATGAGAATAATCGAGTCACTAGAGGGTAAAGGCTGTAGATTGCCTCTAATGAAAGGGGAAGCAGAATTGGCAGAGAAGCTGGCCATGATTACAAGACAG TTAAAGGGATCTGGAGCAGAACTAGTGAGAAGAGTCCAGAATCTGCTTGCTTTATCCCGCCTTCAAGCGGATGGGCTAAATGGTGGCTCGCTTTATTTTCCAGGATCAACCAAAATTCATGAACAAAGTCTTGCCGAGATGCAGGAG ATGTTGCAACAGCAGACTGTGGCTATTGCTGGGCTTGGCAACGTGCTAAAGCGAGACATACGAGATACGGAGATTATAATGGCTGAAGATACAGAAATGTCTCAAGACTAA
- the LOC140968183 gene encoding uncharacterized protein — protein MEILGIRTLRPGFLIDSLVFCFSREDSYPLGCSNQNSFIVDGFDNWKKVRNGKAFAFLDHIGKDTVYSPHRNAEKGIPFRCHYEKSSSSNRGNFVEFLDLLTMYNDDISKAIARAPKNAKYTSHDIQKQILHVLSMRVKNAIHEQIGVVKYCIIVDEVGDKSKREQMSIVLRMLYSVLRHYNLDVKIIKGQGYDDTSNMSGSLMDYKI, from the exons ATGGAGATTTTGGGGATAAGGACACTAAGGCCAGGGTTCTTGATTGATTCTTTGGTTTTCTGTTTTTCGAGGGAAGATTCatat CCTTTAGGATGCTCAAATCAAAATTCATTTATTGTTGATGGATTTGATAATTGGAAGAAAGTTAGAAATGGAAAAGCTTTTGCTTTCTTAGATCATATAGGGAAAGATACTGTATATTCACCCCATCGTAATGCTGAAAAG GGAATTCCATTTAGATGCCATTATGAGAAATCTAGTTCGTCTAATCGTGGTAATTTTGTTGAATTCTTGGATTTGCTAACCATGTACAATGATGATATTTCAAAGGCAATTGCGAGAGCTCCAAAAAATGCCAAATATACAAGTCATGATATTCAAAAACAAATACTTCACGTGCTTTCAATGAGAGTAAAAAATGCAATTCATGAACAAATTGGAGTTGTAAAGTATTGCATCATTGTTGATGAAGTTGGAGATAAGTCAAAAAGAGAGCAAATGTCTATAGTATTGAG AATGCTATATTCTGTTTTACGTCACTACAATTTGgatgttaaaattattaaagGTCAAGGTTATGATGATACTAGTAATATGAGTGGGAGTTTAATGGATTACAAGATCTGA
- the LOC140968185 gene encoding trihelix transcription factor GT-4, with the protein MYMSEKPPQQDSIDFYNNKQESHPTNNMIIQLPPHLHLLTDGPDTTAATISSGGDDTINTPAAANNPSSSSAPKKRAETWIQEETRALISLRREIDSLFNTSKSNKHLWDNISLKMREKGFDRSPTMCTDKWRNLLKEFKKAKQNHDGNGNGNGSAKMSYYKEIEDILRERSKNGPTWKNPIPHTNAAAAAAAAGSKVDSFMQFADKSIDDNNLTFGPMEANGRSTLNLERRLDHDGHPLAITTTDPVGASGVSPWNWRETPGNGEQSNTYDGRVITIKLGDYSKRIGIDGTADAIKEAIKSAFRLRTKRAFWLEDDDNVVRTLDRDMPLGNYTLHVDEGLTIKVCLYEESDHLPVHTEDKTFYTEDDFRDFLSRRRWTCLRDFNGYRNIDTLDELCPGAVYRGVN; encoded by the exons ATGTACATGTCTGAAAAACCCCCACAACAAGACTCCATCGATTTCTACAACAATAAACAAGAATCCCACCCCACTAACAACATGATAATTCAACTCCCCCCTCACCTGCACCTCCTCACTGATGGACCCGACACCACCGCCGCCACCATTTCCAGCGGCGGGGATGACACAATCAATACGCCGGCTGCCGCCAATAACCCATCGTCCTCATCTGCTCCCAAGAAAAGAGCCGAGACTTGGATTCAAGAAGAAACCCGGGCCCTTATATCTCTCCGTAGGGAGATTGACTCTCTGTTCAATACCTCCAAATCCAATAAGCATTTGTGGGATAATATATCCTTGAAGATGAGGGAAAAAGGGTTTGACAGATCCCCCACTATGTGTACCGATAAATGGAGGAATTTACTGAAAGAGTTTAAGAAAGCTAAGCAGAATCATGATGGAAACGGAAACGGAAATGGATCTGCTAAGATGTCTTATTATAAGGAAATTGAAGATATTTTGAGGGAAAGGAGCAAGAATGGTCCTACCTGGAAGAATCCCATACCTCATACTaacgctgctgctgctgctgctgctgctggttcTAAAGTTGATTCTTTTATGCAGTTTGCtgataaaa GTATTGATGATAACAATCTTACTTTTGGACCTATGGAAG CTAATGGCAGGTCAACCCTCAATTTAGAAAGACGTTTAGATCATGATGGACACCCTCTCGCCATCACGACGACGGATCCTGTTGGAGCAAGTGGTGTTTCTCCTTGGAATTGGAGAGAGACTCCTGGAAATG GTGAACAGAGTAACACTTATGACGGGAGGGTTATAACCATAAAGTTGGGGGATTATTCTAAGAGGATAGGGATTGATGGGACTGCAGATGCCATCAAAGAAGCCATCAAATCTGCTTTCAGGTTAAGGACGAAACGTGCATTTTGGTTAGAGGATGATGATAATGTAGTTCGAACTCTTGACAGAGACATGCCTTTGGGAAACTACACTCTTCATGTTGATGAAG GCCTCACAATAAAAGTTTGTTTGTACGAAGAGTCGGATCACTTGCCAGTACACACTGAGGACAAAACATTTTACACTGAAGATGATTTTCGTGACTTCCTGTCCCGCCGCCGGTGGACCTGTTTGAGAGATTTCAATGGCTACCGGAATATTGATACATTGGATGAGCTTTGTCCGGGAGCTGTATACCGTGGTGTCAATTAA